The following coding sequences lie in one Arachis ipaensis cultivar K30076 chromosome B03, Araip1.1, whole genome shotgun sequence genomic window:
- the LOC107628757 gene encoding uncharacterized protein LOC107628757 produces the protein MTSIVKEILASPIQMADTVSKMAEEAQNFRSDCLDIKAKTDKLAALLRQAARNSNDLYERPTRRIIEDTEQVLDKALILVDKCRANTFIKRLFTIIPTTALKKISMQLENSIGDVQWLLRVSASADERDDEYLGLPPIASNEPILCLIWEQIANLLSNGSVEERSDAAASLVSLARDNDRYGKLILEEGGVPPLLKLLKEGKLEGQQNAARAIGLLGKDPESVEHIVNAGVSSVFAKILKDGHMKVQIEVAWAISELAANHPKCQDHFSQNNCIRLLVSHLAFETIQEHSKYAVVNKHKMMNSNQDHFPSHPMGANQASTQMQNLVNAVKGNQPTVPAMTDHTSNINPKVVSDGGGNMNMNTITGTSSIGGREYEDPNTKAEMKAMAARALWQLCKGNLSICNNITESRALLCFAVLLEKGTDELRRYSALALMEITAVAEEHPDLRRSAFKPTSPAAKAVVEQFLNVIKKGDNSDLLIPCVRAVGNLARTFRATETRFIEPLVKLLDEREPEVSVEAVIALNKFACTDNFLHNTHCSAIIEAGGAKHLVQLVYFAEQSVQIPSVILLCYVALHVPKSEALAQEDVPIVLEWCTKQGHLMADPDIEALLPEAKSRLELYQSRATRAFYSVN, from the coding sequence ATGACGAGCATAGTGAAGGAGATCCTGGCCAGCCCGATTCAGATGGCTGACACGGTCTCCAAGATGGCGGAAGAGGCGCAAAATTTCCGCAGCGATTGCCTCGACATCAAGGCCAAAACCGATAAGCTGGCCGCCCTCCTCCGCCAAGCCGCCAGGAACAGCAACGACTTGTACGAGAGGCCGACGCGCCGGATCATCGAGGACACCGAGCAGGTCCTCGACAAGGCCCTCATTCTCGTCGATAAATGCCGCGCCAACACCTTCATCAAACGCCTCTTCACCATCATCCCCACCACCGCACTCAAAAAAATATCCATGCAGTTGGAAAACTCCATCGGCGACGTCCAGTGGCTCCTCCGCGTCTCCGCCTCCGCAGACGAGCGCGACGACGAGTACCTCGGACTCCCTCCAATCGCCTCCAACGAGCCCATCCTCTGCCTCATCTGGGAACAAATCGCAAACCTCCTCTCAAACGGCTCCGTGGAGGAACGCTCCGACGCCGCAGCCTCCCTTGTTTCCCTGGCTCGCGACAACGACCGTTACGGCAAACTCATCCTGGAAGAAGGCGGCGTTCCCCCTCTTCTAAAACTCTTGAAGGAAGGCAAGTTAGAAGGGCAACAGAACGCAGCAAGAGCCATCGGTTTACTCGGGAAGGATCCAGAGAGCGTGGAGCACATCGTTAACGCCGGCGTTTCCTCCGTGTTCGCCAAAATCCTGAAAGACGGTCACATGAAGGTTCAAATTGAGGTGGCTTGGGCAATTTCTGAATTAGCAGCGAATCACCCAAAGTGCCAAGATCATTTCTCACAGAACAATTGCATAAGGTTGCTGGTTAGCCATCTGGCTTTCGAAACCATTCAAGAGCACAGTAAATACGCCGTTGTCAACAAGCATAAGATGATGAATTCAAATCAGGATCACTTCCCCTCTCATCCCATGGGAGCCAACCAAGCAAGTACACAGATGCAGAATTTGGTTAATGCCGTTAAGGGTAACCAACCCACAGTTCCAGCAATGACGGATCATACCAGTAACATTAACCCAAAGGTGGTTAGTGATGGCGGTGGAAATATGAATATGAATACTATAACAGGGACGAGTAGTATCGGCGGGAGGGAGTATGAGGACCCCAATACTAAGGCGGAGATGAAGGCAATGGCAGCTAGAGCCTTATGGCAGCTCTGTAAAGGAAACCTCTCCATTTGCAACAACATAACAGAATCACGTGCTCTTCTCTGTTTTGCGGTTCTCTTAGAGAAAGGCACGGATGAGCTTCGTAGATACTCAGCTCTGGCCTTGATGGAGATAACTGCCGTGGCAGAGGAACACCCCGATCTCAGACGCTCCGCCTTCAAACCGACTTCCCCGGCGGCCAAAGCCGTGGTGGAGCAGTTCCTCAACGTCATCAAGAAAGGAGACAATAGCGATCTGCTCATACCGTGCGTCAGAGCCGTTGGAAATCTGGCAAGGACGTTCAGAGCCACGGAGACAAGGTTCATAGAGCCGTTGGTGAAGCTTCTAGATGAAAGAGAACCGGAAGTTTCAGTGGAAGCTGTGATTGCGCTTAACAAATTCGCTTGTACGGATAACTTCCTGCACAACACGCATTGCAGCGCCATAATCGAAGCTGGTGGCGCAAAGCACTTGGTCCAGCTGGTTTATTTCGCCGAGCAGTCGGTGCAGATTCCTTCGGTGATTCTTTTGTGTTATGTGGCGTTGCATGTGCCCAAGAGTGAGGCTCTTGCGCAAGAAGATGTTCCTATTGTTCTTGAATGGTGCACCAAGCAGGGGCATTTGATGGCTGACCCTGACATCGAAGCGCTCTTGCCAGAAGCAAAGAGCCGCTTGGAACTCTATCAATCAAGAGCAACAAGGGCATTCTATTCTGTTAATTAA
- the LOC107634069 gene encoding chaperone protein dnaJ 11, chloroplastic encodes MASLYEVLGISMGASGHEIKAAYRKLARTCHPDVVAMNQKESSANMFIKIHSAYSTLSDPDKRAKYDRETYGHKIMMRSSSNMATSASMSATYQSFSQQGRKWETDQCW; translated from the coding sequence ATGGCTTCACTATATGAGGTGCTTGGGATTTCAATGGGAGCAAGCGGGCATGAGATAAAAGCTGCATACAGAAAGCTAGCAAGAACATGCCACCCTGATGTTGTGGCCATGAATCAGAAGGAAAGCTCGGCCAACATGTTCATCAAGATCCATTCAGCTTATTCAACACTTTCAGACCCAGATAAGAGAGCTAAGTATGATAGAGAAACTTATGGACACAAGATCATGATGAGATCTTCATCAAACATGGCTACTTCAGCTTCTATGTCTGCAACATACCAATCATTTTCTCAACAAGGGAGGAAGTGGGAAACAGATCAATGTTGGTAG
- the LOC107628755 gene encoding PI-PLC X-box domain-containing protein DDB_G0293730-like, translating to MGDVVSKQIERRRAIQTQKKTLNDLMRFEGEDYPGSDYFLINRKTWMHDLNPEKLQIKKIVWPGTHDSATDKIGIPFITRPFAQCQSDSIYEQLLMGTRVLDIRVQKDRKVCHGILTTYSVDIVLNDIKKFLSETESEIIILEVRTEYGHEDPPEFDKYLEEKLGDYLIPNDEQVFDKTIGEVLPRRVICVWKPRKLPKPEAGSMLWSEGYLKDNWINTDLPETKFESNLDYLSKQEPVNTRKYFYRVENTVTPVPDNPIVCVKPVTERIHAFARLFISQCFTKQIGDRLQIFSTDFIDEDFVGACVGLTYARVKGIA from the coding sequence ATGGGTGATGTGGTTTCCAAACAGATTGAGAGGCGCAGAGCAATTCAAACACAAAAGAAAACTCTAAATGATCTCATGAGATTCGAAGGTGAAGACTATCCAGGTTCTGATTACTTCCTTATAAACAGGAAAACATGGATGCATGATCTCAACCCAGAAAAGCTTCAAATCAAGAAGATAGTTTGGCCTGGAACCCATGATTCTGCAACCGACAAGATTGGAATCCCATTCATCACTCGCCCTTTTGCTCAATGCCAATCTGACTCCATATACGAACAACTTTTGATGGGGACACGCGTTTTAGACATAAGAGTGCAGAAGGATAGAAAGGTATGCCATGGAATTCTAACAACTTACAGTGTAGATATTGTCCTTAATGATATCAAGAAGTTCTTGTCTGAAACCGAATCAGAGATCATAATCCTTGAAGTTAGAACAGAATATGGACATGAAGATCCTCCAGAGTTTGATAAGTATCTAGAGGAAAAACTAGGGGATTACCTTATACCAAATGATGAACAAGTTTTTGATAAAACCATTGGAGAAGTGCTACCAAGGAGGGTTATTTGTGTTTGGAAGCCAAGAAAATTGCCAAAGCCTGAAGCTGGTAGCATGCTGTGGAGTGAAGGGTATTTGAAGGATAATTGGATCAACACTGATTTGCCAGAAACAAAGTTTGAAAGCAACTTGGATTATTTGAGCAAACAAGAACCTGTGAATACTAGAAAGTACTTTTATAGGGTGGAGAACACGGTTACTCCGGTGCCGGATAACCCCATTGTGTGTGTGAAACCAGTGACTGAAAGGATTCATGCTTTTGCAAGGCTATTCATATCTCAATGTTTCACCAAACAGATTGGTGATAGGTTGCAGATTTTCTCTACAGATTTTATAGATGAGGATTTTGTTGGTGCTTGTGTTGGACTCACATATGCAAGGGTGAAGGGTATTGCATGA
- the LOC107628754 gene encoding LOW QUALITY PROTEIN: pentatricopeptide repeat-containing protein At2g21090 (The sequence of the model RefSeq protein was modified relative to this genomic sequence to represent the inferred CDS: substituted 1 base at 1 genomic stop codon), with the protein MPSPLSFSPLNKLKRFKSLKLCISKSLLNAPSLYDAVSSLDHFHPKGIRLPSRVLAILLRHCSASKSYREGKLVHLHLKLTGFKRPTTYLANHLICMYFCCGDFVSARKVFDKMEARNLYSWNNMISGYVKLGMMKQARRVFDRMPERDFVSWNTMIVGYARNGVFGEALRFYGELRRLCIGYNGFSFASVSIVCVKLKDFELSRQVHAQVLVVGFLTNVVVSSSIVDAYAKCGKMKEARRLFDEMPVRDIPAWTTLVSGYAACGNMESAAEVFCEMPQKNSYSWTSLIGGYARNGMGHEALRVFRKMIQHRVRPDKYTFHSCFLACAIIASLKHGKQLHSYLVQNNIRPNTVVVSAIIDMYSKCGTLETAKKVFNINGNKQDVVLWNSMISALAYCGYGIEAIMMLNDMLRSGVKPDKATFVSILNACSHSGLVQEGLQFFMSMTSEHGVVPDQEHYACLVNLLHRAGCFNESGNDLQVMDHKPGEHVENSSHDLSRKLESTKLEREVHKFPIRLQLQSTAAYLLLSSVYVALVKRGSLEKMRQIMHEQCLRLNQAVTXVQIQNKVHAFAVPDG; encoded by the coding sequence ATGCCATCGCCTCTCTCCTTCTCACCCCTCAACAAGCTCAAGCGCTTCAAATCCCTCAAGCTCTGCATTTCAAAGTCCCTCCTCAACGCTCCTTCCCTCTACGACGCCGTTTCATCTCTCGATCACTTCCACCCTAAGGGCATTCGCTTACCTTCTCGTGTTCTCGCCATCCTCTTGCGCCATTGCTCCGCCTCCAAATCCTACCGTGAGGGCAAATTGGTCCATTTGCATCTCAAGCTCACCGGTTTCAAACGCCCCACTACGTATTTGGCCAACCATTTGATCTGTATGTACTTTTGTTGCGGCGATTTTGTTAGTGCCCGCAAGGTGTTCGACAAAATGGAGGCTAGAAATTTGTACTCTTGGAACAATATGATTTCTGGGTATGTGAAATTGGGCATGATGAAGCAGGCTCGGCGTGTGTTTGATAGAATGCCTGAGAGGGATTTCGTGTCGTGGAATACGATGATTGTTGGGTATGCGCGTAATGGGGTGTTTGGTGAGGCTTTGAGGTTTTATGGGGAGTTGAGGAGATTGTGTATTGGGTATAATGGGTTTAGTTTTGCAAGTGTGTCGATTGTTTGTGTGAAGCTGAAGGACTTTGAGCTTTCTAGGCAGGTTCATGCGCAggttttggttgttggatttttGACCAATGTAGTTGTATCCAGCTCGATTGTTGACGCTTATGCAAAGTGTGGGAAGATGAAGGAGGCGAGGAGATTGTTTGATGAGATGCCCGTGAGGGATATCCCTGCTTGGACAACACTAGTTTCGGGTTATGCAGCATGTGGGAACATGGAATCAGCTGCTGAAGTTTTTTGTGAGATGCCACAGAAGAATTCTTATTCATGGACATCGCTGATTGGAGGTTATGCTAGAAACGGTATGGGTCATGAAGCTCTTCGAGTGTTTAGAAAGATGATCCAGCATCGAGTTAGACCTGATAAGTATACATTTCATAGTTGTTTCTTGGCTTGTGCTATTATTGCTTCATTGAAACATGGTAAACAATTACATTCATATTTGGTGCAAAATAACATCAGACCTAATACTGTTGTTGTTAGTGCTATTATTGACATGTATTCAAAATGTGGAACTTTAGAAACTGCCAAGAAAGTGTTTAATATAAATGGAAATAAGCAAGATGTAGTATTGTGGAACTCAATGATATCGGCGCTGGCTTACTGTGGCTATGGTATAGAAGCAATTATGATGCTAAACGATATGCTAAGATCAGGAGTGAAGCCAGACAAGGCCACTTTTGTTTCAATTCTTAATGCTTGCAGTCACTCAGGTCTTGTGCAGGAAGGGCTTCAGTTTTTCATGTCCATGACTAGTGAGCATGGTGTTGTCCCAGACCAAGAACACTATGCATGCTTAGTTAATCTGTTGCATCGCGCTGGATGCTTTAATGAATCAGGGAATGATCTACAAGTGATGGATCACAAGCCAGGTGAGCATGTTGAGAATAGTTCGCATGATCTATCGAGAAAGCTTGAAAGTACAAAACTTGAAAGAGAAGTACATAAATTCCCTATTAGATTGCAGCTTCAATCCACTGCTGCTTACTTGTTACTTTCAAGTGTGTATGTTGCACTCGTGAAAAGGGGGTCTCTTGAGAAAATGAGACAGATTATGCATGAGCAATGTTTGAGGCTCAATCAAGCCGTCACTTGAGttcaaattcaaaacaaggtTCACGCTTTCGCTGTACCAGACGGGTGA
- the LOC107634068 gene encoding dirigent protein 23, giving the protein MSKQIVLMMMMVTISVMRGIQCMQLKAGNWGVSVKSEKETVTNLQFYFHDTLSGQNPSAIQVAQPLDKNKSTLTMFGSIMMADDPLTETSDPKSKLVGRAQGLYGSSCQQELGLLMALSFSFTDGPYNGSSFALMGKNSAMSPVREMPIVGGTGLFRMARGFALAHTVWLNPTNGDAIVGYNVTLVH; this is encoded by the coding sequence ATGTCAAAGCAAAttgtgttgatgatgatgatggttacaATAAGTGTAATGCGAGGGATTCAATGCATGCAATTGAAGGCAGGGAATTGGGGTGTGAGTGTTAAGTCCGAGAAGGAGACAGTGACAAACCTTCAATTCTATTTCCACGACACACTCAGCGGACAAAATCCAAGTGCCATTCAGGTGGCTCAGCCACTTGACAAGAACAAGTCCACACTCACCATGTTTGGTTCCATCATGATGGCTGATGATCCCTTGACCGAAACGTCCGACCCAAAGTCTAAGCTTGTGGGCCGGGCGCAGGGTCTGTATGGATCGTCTTGCCAACAAGAATTAGGCCTATTGATGGCCTTGAGTTTCTCATTCACGGATGGGCCTTACAATGGGAGCTCGTTCGCGCTCATGGGGAAGAACTCCGCCATGAGCCCGGTTCGCGAGATGCCCATTGTAGGAGGCACCGGACTCTTCCGAATGGCGCGTGGGTTTGCACTCGCCCATACTGTCTGGTTGAATCCCACCAATGGCGATGCCATTGTTGGCTACAATGTCACCCTCGTCCATTAA